From a single Populus nigra chromosome 18, ddPopNigr1.1, whole genome shotgun sequence genomic region:
- the LOC133678172 gene encoding serine carboxypeptidase-like 45, with the protein MHSQTWKAMAMAALVVQLCASMGVDSSSPHPDKIGRLPGQPHVGFQQFSGYVTVDGNKHRALFYYFVEAEIDPASKPLALWLNGGPGCSSLGVGAFSENGPFRPNGRVLIRNEHSWNREANMLYLETPVGVGFSYATDNSSYVAVDDEATARDNLVFLQGWFHKFPQYRNKDLFITGESYAGHYIPQLAKLMVEINKKERLVNLKGIALGNPVLEFATDLNSRAEYFWSHGLISDSTYKMFTSACNYSRYVSEYYRDSVSSVCSLVMRQVSTETSRFVDKYDVTLDVCIPSVLSQSKVISPKQVSERIDVCIEDETVNYLNREDVRKALQARLIGVRRWEVCSNILDYEVLNIEIPTINIVGSLIKAGIPVLIYSGDQDSVIPLTGSRTLVHRLAKELGLNTTVPYRAWFAGKQVGGWTQVYGNILSFATIRGASHEAPFSQPERSLMLFKSFLQGKHLPEVF; encoded by the exons ATGCACTCTCAAACTTGGAAAGCCATGGCAATGGCTGCATTAGTGGTTCAGCTGTGCGCTTCCATGGGTGTAGATTCTTCTTCACCTCATCCTGATAAGATTGGTAGGCTTCCTGGACAACCCCATGTGGGCTTTCAACAATTTTCAGGTTATGTTACCGTGGATGGTAACAAGCATagagctcttttttattacttcgTTGAAGCAGAAATAGATCCAGCATCAAAGCCTTTGGCTCTCTGGTTGAATGGAG GGCCTGGATGTTCTTCTCTGGGAGTAGGGGCATTCTCTGAAAATGGACCTTTCAGACCAAATGGGAGAGTTCTGATCAGAAATGAGCATAGCTGGAATAGAG AAGCAAATATGTTGTATCTGGAGACACCAGTGGGTGTGGGGTTCTCTTATGCTACAGATAACTCCTCCTATGTGGCAGTAGATGATGAGGCAACAG cCAGGGACAATCTTGTGTTCTTGCAAGGCTGGTTCCACAAGTTCCCTCAGTACAGGAACAAAGATTTGTTTATAACAGGGGAAAGTTATGCAG GCCACTATATTCCTCAACTTGCAAAGCTTATGGTTGAAATTAACAAGAAGGAGAGGCTAGTCAATTTGAAAGGAATTGCG CTCGGTAATCCTGTTCTAGAATTTGCTACAGACTTAAATTCAAGGGCTGAGTACTTCTGGTCTCACGGATTGATTTCAGATTCAACATACAAAATGTTCACATCTGCTTGTAACTATTCAAGATATGTGAGTGAATATTATAGGGACTCGGTTTCATCTGTTTGCTCACTAGTTATGAGACAAGTTAGCACAGAAACCAGTAGGTTTGTGGACAAATATGACGTTACCCTTGATGTTTGTATTCCATCAGTCCTCTCACAATCAAAGGTTATAAGTCCTAAG CAAGTATCTGAGAGGATTGATGTTTGTATAGAAGATGAAACTGTGAATTATCTGAACCGGGAAGACGTGCGGAAGGCTCTCCAAGCCCGGCTTATTGGAGTTCGCAGATGGGAAGTTTGCAGCAA CATTCTGGATTATGAGGTGCTTAACATAGAGATACCAACAATCAATATTGTTGGATCACTCATCAAGGCTGGAATTCCAGTGTTGATTTACAG TGGAGATCAAGATTCTGTGATTCCGTTGACCGGAAGCCGCACCCTTGTCCATAGACTGGCAAAAGAGCTGGGACTCAATACAACCGTCCCTTACAGAGCTTGGTTTGCAGGAAAACAG GTTGGTGGTTGGACTCAGGTTTATGGTAACATCCTCTCATTTGCTACCATCAGAGGCGCATCTCATGAAGCTCCATTTTCACAGCCTGAGAGATCACTCATGTTATTTAAGTCATTCCTGCAGGGCAAACACTTACCTGAAGTTTTCTGA